The segment CCCTATACCCGCGGAGCAGTTGCGGATGACCACGACACCGTTCATCTACAAGTTCCCAAAGAACTCCGTCTTTGATGGCTTGTCTGATTCTGTTTATCTCTGCAAGAGTCACGTGAAGATTATGCAATGCAAGAAGTCGCTCTTTATCCGGTGATTTCTGGAGTGATTCTGCCGTATGTGTACTACATACCTGACAGGCACATGGAAGGTACGAGAGTTCATGGAGATGATAACTTCCGTGTGTTGTCATGTAACGCCCGGCTTTTGCGTATAGGGCATATGCCGCAGAATCAAAGAGGTCACATCCCATTGCAACTGCAAGGGCAAACATGGATGGATGGCCGGCACCAAAGAGATGGACACATATCCCTGGTTTCAGGCCTCGCTTGGCAGCCATGACAACCCGTACAAGATCCTTGTACCGGTATGTTTCCATGAGTGGTACGACTGCACCAAGCGGGCAGAACTTGAGGCCCATTTCTGATATTTCCCTGCCTGCAAACTCTCTGAGATCCTCAAAAAGGCCACCCTGAACCGGACCTGCCAGGGTGTGATTTGCATGATTGGCAAATCCATTTGCTTCTTTCAGGCGGGACAGGGTTATTGCAAGTTCTTCTTCTACCTGCTCGCGTCCGGTGTCCGGATGAGTTGGAATATCAAGAGGAACGATAATGTCAGATCCAATCGCCTGCTGGAATTCAATGGTCTGCTGATTGGATATCTCCACTTCTCCGTATACGGAGAGCTGAAAAGATCCTGAATCGGTCATTATCACGCCATCGAAATCAAGCATTGCGTGAAGTCCCTCAGCAAGAGCCCGCTCCCTGAATTCAGTACTACGGGAGATGATGTATGCATTTGTTATCAGGGCCTGCACTCCCATATCCTGCATCTCCCTTGGGGTGATAATGGGCAGATGTGGGTTTATTACAGGAAGAAGAGCAGGTGTTTTTACTGTCTTTTTACCGTCGGAGAGCCGGCCGATCCTGCCAGCGATATCCTTTTCAAGAATCTCAAATGAAAGCGCCATTAATCGTGTTTCTCGCTAAATATCTGTCCTTCAAAGGTAAATACCTGCACAGAAGATTCAAGCCAGGACTTTGCAGGCAGTCCCGCCTTGTTGCATGTATGGTCCAAAAATTCACGTGTATTCCATCCCCATTCAACCGGAACCTGGGGAAGCAGAAGTCCTGATCTTCCAAACCCTTTCACAATGAGTCCATGTCTTCCAACCTCTATGGCACTGGTCCGCATATCCGGAGCAACCTCGAGAAGTTGCGGTTCTGTCAGAATGGTCACTTCCACTGATATGTGTGATAGCTCTTCGGCTTTT is part of the Methanospirillum lacunae genome and harbors:
- the tgtA gene encoding tRNA guanosine(15) transglycosylase TgtA, with translation MALSFEILEKDIAGRIGRLSDGKKTVKTPALLPVINPHLPIITPREMQDMGVQALITNAYIISRSTEFRERALAEGLHAMLDFDGVIMTDSGSFQLSVYGEVEISNQQTIEFQQAIGSDIIVPLDIPTHPDTGREQVEEELAITLSRLKEANGFANHANHTLAGPVQGGLFEDLREFAGREISEMGLKFCPLGAVVPLMETYRYKDLVRVVMAAKRGLKPGICVHLFGAGHPSMFALAVAMGCDLFDSAAYALYAKAGRYMTTHGSYHLHELSYLPCACQVCSTHTAESLQKSPDKERLLALHNLHVTLAEINRIRQAIKDGVLWELVDERCRGHPQLLRGYRELLTFGEELKQQDRVSKRRFFYRGTESCLRTEVLRYHDMVERFEVGKRALVTFDQKVHSGYDAVFFFKPPFGPYPPELSETFPIGQSEIPDWDNEMVKSGCIGIERLAKANPDTKIIVRCRSIWKNIIESNAPSVEVDLEDL
- a CDS encoding TIGR00296 family protein, which produces MELLTADEGRLALSYARSVMHEHIAGTPYDEPSWPAIFSKKRGVFVTLTIHGELRGCIGYPYPVLPLKEAIHDAACSASTEDPRFPPVKAEELSHISVEVTILTEPQLLEVAPDMRTSAIEVGRHGLIVKGFGRSGLLLPQVPVEWGWNTREFLDHTCNKAGLPAKSWLESSVQVFTFEGQIFSEKHD